In one Limosilactobacillus oris genomic region, the following are encoded:
- the dnaJ gene encoding molecular chaperone DnaJ, giving the protein MAEKNYYDVLGVSKDASEADIKHAYRRLAAKYHPDVNHEPGAEEKFKDINEAYEVLSDSQKRAQYDQFGTTGQQAGQGFGGFNGAGGFSGQGFGGAGGFEDIFSQFFGGGGRARQDPTAPRPGRDLQYAMTLKFMDAIFGKTTTIKYDRDAQCKTCHGTGAKPGKSASTCQRCGGSGVVVTVRQTPLGNMQTQTTCPECNGTGKVIKPEDRCDTCHGSGHVHEKHELEVKVPAGVDDGQQMRLQGQGDAGENGGPAGDLYIIFRVTPSREFRREGTNIYVDQDISFAQAALGDEVQVKTVHGDVSLKVPAGTQSETNFRLRGKGVPFLNGKGTGDEHVTIHVKTPKNLNKRQREAMMAFAAASGEDVKGVKKSVLDKLKDAFEDR; this is encoded by the coding sequence ATGGCAGAAAAGAACTATTATGATGTTTTAGGGGTATCAAAGGATGCTTCTGAGGCAGATATTAAACATGCTTACCGACGCTTGGCAGCGAAGTATCACCCGGACGTCAACCATGAACCGGGGGCGGAGGAAAAGTTTAAGGATATTAACGAAGCCTACGAAGTACTGAGCGACTCACAAAAGCGGGCCCAGTATGACCAGTTTGGGACGACCGGGCAACAAGCAGGCCAAGGTTTTGGTGGCTTTAATGGTGCCGGTGGCTTTAGCGGTCAAGGCTTCGGAGGTGCCGGCGGCTTCGAAGATATCTTTAGTCAATTCTTTGGTGGCGGCGGTCGAGCGCGTCAAGATCCAACAGCACCACGTCCTGGCCGGGACTTGCAGTATGCAATGACCTTAAAGTTTATGGATGCAATCTTTGGTAAGACGACGACAATCAAATATGACCGTGACGCCCAGTGTAAGACCTGCCACGGTACAGGCGCTAAGCCAGGCAAGTCGGCTAGTACCTGTCAGCGTTGTGGCGGGAGCGGGGTCGTCGTGACCGTTCGCCAAACGCCACTTGGCAACATGCAGACCCAGACTACCTGTCCTGAATGTAACGGGACTGGGAAGGTAATCAAGCCAGAAGACCGTTGTGATACCTGTCACGGTTCTGGTCACGTTCACGAAAAGCACGAGCTGGAGGTTAAGGTTCCAGCTGGGGTGGACGATGGCCAGCAGATGCGGTTGCAGGGGCAGGGGGATGCCGGTGAAAACGGTGGTCCCGCTGGTGACCTCTACATTATCTTCCGGGTGACGCCAAGTCGGGAATTCCGGCGTGAGGGGACGAATATTTACGTCGACCAGGACATTTCCTTTGCCCAGGCGGCCCTCGGTGATGAGGTCCAAGTCAAGACGGTTCATGGTGATGTTAGCCTCAAAGTGCCAGCGGGGACCCAATCGGAAACTAATTTCCGCCTGCGTGGCAAGGGTGTTCCGTTCCTTAATGGGAAGGGAACCGGGGATGAACACGTCACAATCCACGTTAAGACCCCGAAGAACCTCAATAAGCGGCAGCGGGAGGCCATGATGGCGTTCGCGGCAGCTAGTGGTGAAGATGTTAAGGGGGTCAAAAAGTCCGTCCTGGATAAACTGAAAGATGCCTTTGAAGACCGGTAA
- the lepA gene encoding translation elongation factor 4, whose translation MSLDEMKERQKRIRNFSIVAHIDHGKSTLADRILEMTDSISKREMKDQILDDMPLERERGITIKLNAVALTYHAKDGQDYIFHLIDTPGHVDFSYEVSRSLAACEGAVLVVDATQGVEAQTLANVYLAIDNDLEILPVVNKIDLPSADVEGTKKQIEDEIGLDTDEAVDVSAKTGLNVDQVLEKIVQDVPAPTGDLTAPLKALIFDSKYDDYRGVVLSVRVFEGTVKKGDKIRLMNGGTEYEVAEVGINSPKPLARDVLMAGDVGYITAAIKDIKDTRVGDTVTDANNPTDKPLEGYRQMTPMVYAGLYPTDNAKFNDLREALEKLQLNDAALTFEPESSQALGFGFRCGFLGLLHMDVVQERLEREFNLDLITTAPSVTYHVDLADGSTVEVENPAEMPDASSIKDIKEPFVKASIMVPNDYVGPVMELCQRKRGIFETMEYLSDTRVNVIYHIPLSEIIFDFFDKLKSSTRGYASLDYEIDDYRPSSLVKIDILLNGDKVDALSFIAHKDFAAERGREITSKLKKIIPRQNFEIPIQAAIGSKIIARTNIKAYRKDVTARIHTGDPDRRAKLLEKQKRGKKRMKAVGRVDIPQEAFMAVLKTDEEVEGK comes from the coding sequence ATGAGCTTAGATGAGATGAAGGAGCGGCAAAAGCGTATCCGCAACTTCTCAATTGTCGCCCACATCGACCACGGGAAGTCGACGCTGGCGGACCGGATCCTGGAAATGACCGATTCCATTAGTAAGCGGGAGATGAAGGATCAGATACTTGATGATATGCCACTGGAACGAGAACGGGGCATTACGATTAAGCTAAACGCCGTTGCCCTGACCTACCATGCTAAGGATGGGCAAGACTACATCTTCCACCTGATTGACACCCCGGGACACGTCGACTTCTCCTATGAGGTTTCCCGGTCACTGGCGGCCTGTGAGGGGGCTGTATTGGTGGTGGACGCGACCCAGGGGGTAGAAGCCCAGACCCTGGCAAACGTCTACCTGGCGATTGACAACGACCTGGAAATTCTGCCGGTCGTCAATAAGATTGACCTGCCATCCGCGGATGTCGAGGGAACGAAGAAGCAGATTGAAGATGAAATCGGGTTGGATACCGATGAAGCGGTTGACGTCAGTGCGAAGACAGGTTTAAACGTTGACCAGGTCCTGGAAAAGATTGTCCAGGATGTTCCAGCGCCAACTGGTGATCTGACGGCACCACTAAAGGCCCTGATTTTTGACTCCAAGTACGATGACTACCGGGGGGTCGTACTGAGTGTGCGGGTTTTTGAAGGAACCGTGAAGAAGGGTGATAAGATTCGCCTGATGAACGGCGGGACCGAATACGAGGTTGCCGAGGTCGGGATTAACTCACCGAAGCCCCTGGCCCGGGATGTCCTGATGGCGGGGGACGTTGGCTACATCACCGCAGCCATCAAGGACATCAAGGATACCCGGGTCGGTGATACCGTCACAGACGCCAATAACCCGACTGACAAACCGCTGGAGGGTTACCGGCAGATGACGCCGATGGTCTACGCTGGACTGTACCCAACCGATAACGCCAAGTTTAACGACCTCCGGGAGGCCTTGGAGAAGCTGCAATTGAATGACGCGGCGCTGACCTTTGAACCGGAAAGCTCCCAGGCCCTCGGCTTTGGTTTCCGTTGCGGCTTCTTGGGCCTGCTCCACATGGACGTGGTTCAGGAACGCTTGGAGCGGGAGTTTAACCTGGACTTGATTACCACGGCACCGTCAGTAACTTACCACGTTGACCTGGCAGACGGTTCGACGGTTGAGGTGGAAAACCCGGCCGAGATGCCAGATGCCTCGTCAATTAAGGATATTAAGGAACCGTTTGTTAAGGCCTCCATCATGGTGCCGAATGATTATGTCGGCCCAGTAATGGAGCTCTGCCAGCGTAAACGGGGGATTTTTGAAACGATGGAGTACCTGAGTGACACCCGGGTTAACGTGATTTATCACATTCCATTGTCTGAAATCATCTTTGACTTCTTTGATAAGTTGAAGAGCTCGACCCGGGGGTATGCTTCGCTGGATTATGAGATTGATGACTACCGGCCAAGCAGCCTGGTGAAGATTGATATCTTGCTGAATGGTGATAAGGTTGATGCATTGAGCTTTATTGCCCACAAGGACTTTGCGGCCGAGCGGGGGCGGGAAATCACTTCTAAGCTCAAGAAGATTATTCCCCGGCAAAACTTTGAAATCCCAATTCAGGCGGCAATTGGTTCTAAAATTATTGCCCGGACCAACATCAAGGCCTACAGGAAGGACGTTACGGCCCGAATTCACACCGGGGACCCAGACCGCCGGGCCAAGCTGCTGGAGAAGCAGAAACGAGGGAAGAAGCGGATGAAGGCCGTCGGGAGGGTTGACATCCCGCAGGAAGCCTTCATGGCCGTCCTCAAGACCGATGAAGAGGTCGAGGGGAAGTAA
- a CDS encoding TMEM175 family protein: protein MLVNFLIFFSPIKHVYKEHLDNLNGGMIAIILTVMVLEVPLPSQAGVSYRNFMGSIFIFLVSFFVVANFWYDLNRLLLVLNRVTKKMIINDFIFLAALSVIPMLTKWMMLRPSSLAVFDYGIAYFIANLMKMIISANAWEEFFNEVDGSPKMYSLRWGRRLVIVLALNLLLIFLAYVTPRWVLLAYLLLTIYNFFYPEKRLLTKRSVSRRGSGHGRLRLCLADTW, encoded by the coding sequence ATGTTAGTAAATTTTCTCATCTTTTTTTCTCCAATCAAACATGTCTATAAGGAGCATCTGGATAACCTCAATGGTGGGATGATTGCAATCATCCTAACCGTAATGGTTTTAGAAGTTCCTTTGCCAAGTCAGGCTGGTGTTTCTTACCGTAATTTCATGGGGTCGATTTTTATTTTCCTGGTGAGCTTCTTCGTGGTCGCTAACTTTTGGTATGACTTGAACCGGCTCCTCCTGGTCTTAAATCGGGTGACGAAGAAGATGATTATTAATGACTTCATCTTTCTGGCAGCATTGTCGGTGATCCCAATGTTAACCAAGTGGATGATGCTCCGGCCCAGCAGTCTGGCTGTGTTTGACTACGGGATTGCCTACTTCATTGCTAACTTAATGAAAATGATTATCTCAGCTAACGCTTGGGAGGAGTTTTTTAATGAAGTTGATGGTAGTCCAAAGATGTACTCTCTACGGTGGGGACGACGGCTAGTAATCGTTTTAGCCCTTAACCTGCTGCTGATTTTTCTAGCGTATGTGACACCGCGGTGGGTTCTGCTGGCCTACCTGCTACTAACGATTTATAACTTTTTCTACCCTGAAAAACGATTATTGACCAAAAGATCAGTTAGCCGAAGGGGGAGCGGCCACGGTCGATTACGACTTTGCCTTGCCGATACCTGGTAG
- a CDS encoding MIP/aquaporin family protein, whose amino-acid sequence MNGFSGEFFGTLILILIGCGCSASVNLKKNYATGSNWWFVCASWGLAVTMGVYVAGFLGSQGHLNPAVTIPFAIYGLFPWHQVLPYLAGQFLGAFVGAVLVVIQYYPQFAVTKSGEGNTVGIFATRPAIKSPLFNFLSEVIATFAFIFILLNLGNFTVGIKPFIVGLVITVIGTGLGSTTGFALNPARDWSPRFAYTVLPVPNKAGAEWWYAWVPMCGPLFGGLLACALENMVA is encoded by the coding sequence ATGAACGGTTTTAGCGGTGAGTTCTTCGGAACGCTAATTTTGATTTTAATTGGGTGTGGCTGTTCCGCCAGTGTTAACCTCAAGAAAAATTATGCTACGGGAAGTAACTGGTGGTTTGTGTGCGCCAGCTGGGGCCTGGCAGTAACAATGGGAGTTTACGTCGCGGGCTTTTTAGGTTCCCAAGGGCACCTGAATCCAGCCGTGACGATTCCCTTTGCCATCTACGGTCTTTTTCCCTGGCACCAAGTCTTGCCATACCTGGCCGGTCAATTTCTCGGCGCCTTTGTTGGCGCAGTTTTGGTGGTTATTCAATACTATCCCCAATTCGCGGTAACTAAGTCGGGAGAGGGGAATACCGTGGGGATTTTTGCTACCCGGCCGGCAATTAAGTCGCCGCTGTTTAATTTCTTGTCGGAGGTGATTGCCACCTTTGCCTTTATCTTTATCCTGCTTAACCTTGGTAATTTTACCGTGGGGATTAAGCCCTTTATTGTCGGCCTAGTTATTACTGTCATTGGGACGGGATTAGGTTCAACCACTGGGTTTGCACTGAATCCGGCCCGGGACTGGAGCCCGCGGTTTGCCTATACCGTTTTGCCGGTGCCTAATAAGGCAGGGGCAGAATGGTGGTATGCCTGGGTTCCAATGTGCGGTCCGCTGTTTGGGGGCCTCCTCGCCTGTGCTTTAGAAAATATGGTTGCTTAG
- a CDS encoding MFS transporter, whose translation METSEQEEHYPSGWHRTFYTMWLGSFITGAGYSMTMPFISLFINELGNFSRFQLNIYSGLAFAATFVSQAIVSPLWGNLADRKGRKLMCMRAAGVMAITIFCVGLAQNVWMIIGLRFLQGAFSGYINNATALMAGETPRSHSGWVMSAMATAGVAGNLVGPLLGGVLSGAFGYRIPFFITGGLMFLNFVGTSLLAKEHFKPIKKEKMKPLRQIFQELDNPGVIIAMFFTTMVVISSSMSITPIISLYVKSLMHNQGNVALVAGIVAATPGLGTLIAASKVGHTMDRIGPKVVLRTGLMVAFVLFIPMTFTHSAWSLAFWRFLLGLANAALNPAIQTVLTLDVPAEAFGRIFSVNQSFQAVGAVMGSLIGSVISGLFNYPIVFAVTGLTLLINMVVILVVLRTRQPQV comes from the coding sequence ATGGAGACAAGCGAACAGGAAGAACATTATCCAAGCGGCTGGCACCGAACCTTTTATACCATGTGGCTCGGTTCCTTTATTACGGGGGCTGGCTATTCGATGACCATGCCGTTTATCTCACTGTTTATTAACGAACTGGGAAACTTTTCCCGCTTTCAGCTAAATATTTATTCTGGTCTCGCCTTTGCCGCAACCTTTGTCAGCCAGGCAATCGTTTCGCCGCTGTGGGGAAACCTGGCGGACCGAAAAGGACGCAAATTGATGTGTATGCGGGCCGCCGGGGTCATGGCCATTACCATTTTCTGCGTGGGGCTCGCGCAAAACGTTTGGATGATTATTGGCCTGCGCTTCTTGCAGGGAGCTTTTTCGGGTTATATCAATAATGCCACGGCCCTGATGGCAGGCGAAACGCCTCGTTCCCACTCTGGTTGGGTAATGTCAGCCATGGCAACCGCCGGGGTTGCCGGCAACCTGGTTGGCCCCCTGCTCGGCGGGGTGCTTTCCGGGGCATTTGGCTACCGGATCCCGTTTTTCATCACCGGGGGCCTAATGTTCCTGAACTTCGTTGGTACTTCCCTCTTAGCGAAGGAACACTTTAAGCCGATCAAAAAGGAAAAGATGAAACCGCTCCGCCAAATTTTCCAAGAGCTTGATAACCCCGGGGTCATTATCGCGATGTTCTTCACGACAATGGTTGTTATTTCATCATCAATGTCAATTACACCGATTATTAGTCTGTACGTTAAATCCTTAATGCATAACCAGGGCAACGTCGCGCTAGTTGCCGGAATCGTTGCTGCCACTCCGGGACTGGGAACGCTAATTGCCGCCTCGAAGGTTGGGCACACAATGGACCGAATCGGGCCGAAAGTCGTCCTGCGTACAGGGCTGATGGTTGCCTTTGTCCTCTTTATTCCAATGACCTTTACCCACTCAGCCTGGTCGCTAGCTTTTTGGCGGTTCCTGCTCGGTCTGGCCAATGCCGCCCTCAATCCGGCTATCCAAACTGTTCTTACCCTAGATGTTCCAGCGGAAGCGTTTGGGCGGATCTTCAGTGTCAACCAATCCTTTCAAGCTGTTGGGGCTGTGATGGGCTCTCTTATTGGCTCGGTCATTTCCGGTCTGTTCAACTACCCAATAGTCTTTGCGGTCACTGGCCTGACTCTGCTGATTAATATGGTAGTCATCCTAGTGGTCTTACGGACACGTCAGCCCCAAGTATGA